A genomic stretch from Chitinophaga lutea includes:
- a CDS encoding putative signal transducing protein → MEKDWVKVFGSQTPFEAEIIKGMLLENEIEAVIVNRQDSSFGTMLPGMDEVYVHNSNEGKARELIAASREGTIENNQ, encoded by the coding sequence ATGGAAAAAGACTGGGTAAAAGTATTCGGCAGCCAAACGCCCTTCGAGGCGGAGATCATCAAAGGCATGCTGCTGGAAAATGAAATCGAAGCGGTGATCGTCAACCGCCAGGACTCTTCTTTCGGCACCATGCTGCCCGGAATGGACGAGGTGTATGTACATAATTCCAACGAAGGCAAGGCCCGCGAGCTGATTGCGGCCAGCCGGGAGGGGACAATCGAAAACAATCAGTAG
- a CDS encoding CPBP family intramembrane glutamic endopeptidase yields MQLITFFGLWFAFMLLYSLFLAGFFPAISGGYTIAQMEDTKVWADPSFVRGLKIVQLLYTLVSFMVPALVFAYLAHPRPAVYMGLSARPKYLQLALAILVILCALPLVNVLGEWNSTWPVSKQMRDLEELATKQTKLLLNMPDIGSMLFNLLLLALLPAIAEEVFFRGVLQRVLTPMVKNGWVAAIIAAVIFSAIHMQFLGFMPRLLLGFLMGAIYFVTGNLWLAIAGHFVNNGLQVVLVYLYQAKVISYDATQDEHVPAVYGALSALVAGILIWRLYMKAREAGQTFELPAEPGDEEEENEENKQDHSNI; encoded by the coding sequence ATGCAGCTGATCACGTTTTTCGGGCTTTGGTTTGCGTTCATGTTATTATACTCACTGTTCCTGGCCGGATTTTTCCCGGCTATCAGTGGCGGCTATACGATCGCTCAGATGGAAGACACCAAGGTATGGGCCGATCCTTCCTTTGTACGGGGCCTCAAAATCGTACAGCTGCTTTACACGCTGGTGAGTTTTATGGTGCCGGCGCTGGTATTTGCCTACCTGGCCCATCCCCGTCCGGCTGTTTACATGGGGCTTTCCGCCCGTCCGAAGTACCTGCAACTGGCGCTGGCCATCCTCGTCATCCTCTGCGCGCTGCCGTTGGTGAACGTGCTGGGGGAGTGGAACAGCACCTGGCCGGTGTCCAAACAAATGCGCGACCTGGAGGAACTGGCCACCAAACAGACCAAACTGCTGCTCAATATGCCCGACATCGGGTCAATGCTGTTTAATCTCTTGCTGCTGGCGCTGCTGCCGGCCATCGCCGAAGAGGTGTTTTTCCGCGGGGTATTGCAAAGAGTATTAACACCGATGGTTAAAAATGGTTGGGTGGCCGCCATCATCGCCGCCGTTATTTTCAGCGCCATCCATATGCAGTTCCTCGGTTTTATGCCGCGGCTGCTGCTGGGCTTCCTCATGGGCGCCATTTACTTCGTAACCGGCAACCTGTGGCTCGCCATTGCAGGCCATTTTGTGAACAACGGGCTGCAGGTGGTGTTAGTGTATCTGTACCAGGCCAAAGTGATCAGCTACGATGCGACGCAGGACGAGCACGTTCCTGCTGTTTACGGTGCGCTGAGCGCACTGGTTGCCGGCATCCTCATCTGGCGATTGTATATGAAGGCGCGGGAGGCCGGGCAAACTTTCGAACTGCCCGCCGAGCCGGGTGACGAGGAGGAAGAAAACGAAGAGAACAAACAGGATCATTCAAATATTTAA